CATCCGCACTCGCTCCTCTCCTCGGAGCATGGCATCCAGAGCGAGTTCGCGGTTCGTACCTTTCAGGTGAGCGAGCGATCCCAGCAGGGCCGCAGCAGATTGAGAACCCGGCATATCCGCCAACCCGCTCACCGCTCCCATTTGCAACTCTTCATTGGTTCCGGCCGCGAGGTAATGGGCGAGTTGCTTCCCACGTTTGTCCCAAGGCTCGACGCCCAGCATCCTCAGCGCATCATAGCGTGTGCCCGTCGGAACCTTCGAATCCGCGGCCATGGCCGAAGCCAGTTCGAGGGCGCGAGTCCATCGAGCCTGTAAGGAAGTGTCGTCCGCTAGAATCGCTCGAATGCGTTCGGCTGGCCAGAGATCGAGCTGGCTGAGCCCGTTGATGATGCCGCCACCCAAAGCGACCGCTTGCCAATCGCGTAGTGCGGTTGTTTCCGAGGGCAGGGATAACTTGAGCAGTTCCAACAGTTGCGGGGCGTCGTTTCTGCGGGCCGTGAGGAGGGTCAGCCGCCAAATCCAGGGGATGCGACGATACTCCTCCGCCGTCTCGAGAGGCAGTTCTCGTGTCAGCTCCGCCAGAATCGCCGCCGCTAAATGGGGATGCGTCGTGGTGGCCCCCTCTTTCTCCGCTTCGCTGCTCTTCGGGTCCAAAATGACCCGAGCCAGCGACGCCGCATCCCGGGGCGGATTCCCCGGCGCAGCGACCGAGCTGGCTCGAGGCCACTGCGGACTTCCACCCGCGGGGACCAGAGCAATGGCGCGAAGATCCATGAGCGCCTGCTTCAGCGAGCCATCCGGGGAGATCGACAGCGAGTGACTCCCCTCCGTCAGGCTGAGGGAGCCCACACGCACCTGCACGTAGTCGCTCCAGTTGGGGCCGGTTGCTTCGACCCGACCGCGAATGATTTGATTTCCCAGATGCAACTGAAACGTATTGCCTGCCGAAGTGGCAGCGCAGGCATAGTCCAGGTAAACATCGTAGTTTCCTGCCCCGGTCGACTCGATTCTCCACGTTGCTTGGTCCGTGGTTCCATGCCACATGCCGATGTTCTCGAAGTCACGCTCAAAAGTAATCGTGCCTCCCCGCAGCTCGGCCGCCGACGCCGGCAAGAAGAGCGAACCGTCCTTGCGGCCCCGCAGGCTGCGCAGGGCTTGACCGGCGATCACTTTGGGTGGAGAGGATCGCCGCAAAAATCCCACGAGTGCGGCGAAATCCACGGGAGGAAGCACAGCCTCGAGTCCTTCCGGCATCAGGGACAGGCCGAGTCCTCGTATGCTTTGCAGCTCCGATCTCAGAAAGGTTTCCGTCACCCCGCCCGGTTGAACCAACAGCAGGCTGGTGCCGGTTTCAGATTGAACGATCCCGCTGGCGCTCCGGCCATCCCGGGTCTCCACCTCATAGGCTACGAATCGCGGCTCCACCACGGCGTTCGGATCCAGGATGTTCTTCACCCAGAAGTCGAGTTCCCGGCCGGCCAGCGGATCCAGATCGGGTCCCACCCGATGTCCCGAGCCTCCCGCTTGATGGCAGGTCGAGCAGTTCTTAATGAAAAGTTCGCGACCTCGATTCGCCGCGTCATTTCCCGGATCGGGTAGGCTCTGATAGCGGTGCAGCACCTCGTCTCTGGACGCTTGCGCTTTGAGCGGAAGCACCAGCTCGGCAAGCTTTTTGATTTCGTCGTTGGAGCTGGTGGAGAGGCGCTCACGGTCAACCGACGAAAGTTCGTTGGCTTGGATCGTGCCTTCGCGGGCCGCCTTTAGAACCGCGAGAGACCAGCTTTCGCGCCCAAGCATCCATCTCAAGAGGTCCTGTCGAATCGCCGGGGAGAGCCGAGCCCAATTCTGCAGTAGGAGCCCCGGGATTTCCGGTGAAGACATGCGGCTGAGGCGTTTCAGGGCCGCCTCGCGTAGCTGGGAACTATCGGCATCGGTGGCCAGGCGTGAAAGCTGCAGCAGGTCGTCGGCGAAGGTTTTTTGGTTGCGGCCGAGCAGTCTGACCGCGGCGACCTGATCGGCCACCTTAGCCCGGGAATCGTTGGCAACGGCCGAGATCTCCCCCAAAACTTCAATCAGGCGCTCCTTGAACGCCGCGTCGAGCGGGGATTCATTCAGTAGCGCGTTTACCGAGAAGAGTGGATCGTTGGGTGCGTCGAGGACGCGTGACAGCGCGTGAAGCCTCCAACCCTTTACCGAGCCAGTTTGGGGAAGTAGGGCTTTCAGCGTCGGCACGAGCTGTGCCTCATGGGGGCAGGAGGCCAAGAGTTTTTCCAGAAAGGGCTGGAACGAGACCGGGGGATCTTCCTGGGGCTGGACTCGGGCGAGCAGGGCTCGGAGAATGACGACTGCATGCGGTCCCGCAGACGTCAGGATAGCGGCTTGTTGCCAAAGCGACGGTTCAGAGCTGGTAGCGATCTGGGCGAGCAGTTCCCCCGCGCGCGGGGTTGTGGAACTGCCCAGCGAAAGCGCCAGCTGGTGGGTGACGCGGGGATCTGGGTGGGAACTCAATGAAGCCAGCGACGTCCAGAGCTGGTCCAGCGTTGGCGTTCCCGGGGAAAGAGCATCGTAATCCAGCCCGGGGCTGATCCACAGTTCGCTCTGAATGAGCGCCATGGCGATTACCGACGGTTCAGGATCTTTGAGCGCTTGGATCAACGCGTCGAGCGGAACCAAGGGTGTCGCGCTAGCCGCGAGCGCTTGAGCCCGCACTTCGGGTCGGCTGGCGTTGCGAGCCAGCAACTTCAGCGCGCGGACCGAGTCGGTTCCGTTTCGCTGCGCCAGTGCGAGCTGAACGCGATCTCGTTCGGTTCCGTTGGCGGAGTCGAGTGAGGCGACGAGGTTCTCCGTCGTCAGTGGGATGAGGTTCCTCACGGGACGGAGGGGTTGGCCGACCGGCCGGAGGCGGTACAGACGTCCCCGGTCCGCTCCCGCACGCATGTCCAGACTGGCCAGACGCTGCGGCGAGATCCAGCGGGGATGCTCCATCAAAAAACGATACATATCCACGATCCAGAGCGCTCCGTCAGGCCCGGTGCGAACTTGTACTGGGCGAAACCAGTTGTCCGAGGATGCGAGGAACTCGATGCCCGTTTCGTCCTCCGGCTTGCGAACCTTCACCATGGCTCCCTGAGGGACGACCTTGAGTCGATGGACGAGGTTGTGCACCGGCTCGCAGGTGAAGAGGTCACCCTTGAACTCGGCTCCCAAAAAGTCGTCACGGTAGATCCCAATGCCGCAGGCGCTGGTCACGCGGTTGAGATGGTCCAGGTCGTTGAAGCGCTCCAGAGCCCGACTGATCGGATGGAGCCGATTTGGATTGGGTTCGTCGAACGGGGAGAGGGAAGGGGGAGGTCCCGCAATACGGGGGTTGCGTCGAACATAGTGATCGTGAATCGGATAGTGGTGGACGAGCGTACTGTTGTCGCATCCGAACCAGCGGTCCCAGTCGTCGCGAACGCGACCCTGCTGGCTGAGGCCAGTCGCCGTTTCGAAACGGGCGCTCGAGAGATCAGCCGCGAGTCGAAAACGGAAATCTCGTCCGCGGATGTCCACCGTCCCGCCGGACAGGTGGTTGGTAATCAGGCCCCCCAGCAGCCCGTTGGCTCCGTAAATCCAACCATCCAACCCCAGGGCCAGTCCGTTCAGCCTGGCTTGATAATTTTCCGTCGAGAACCCCGAAAACAATTTCTGCACTCGGTCGGCCTTTCCATCCCCGTCGGTGTCTTCGGCGTAGAGCAGATCCGGAGCAGCGCACACCAGCACTCCGGAGCCCCAGGCAAACACCCCGGTTGGAAAGGGGATTCCCGGGAGAAACACCTGGCTTCGATCGTATCGCCCGTCGAGGTTGGTGTCTTGGAGGAAGGTGATACGCCCGCCGGGTTGAAATCGGTTGTCCAACCCTTGCGGATAATCGTACATCTCGCAGACCCAGAGCCGGCCGTCGGCCCCCCAATCGATCGCGACCGGTGAGGTCACCAGGGGTTCGCTGGCCACCAATTCGAGCTCCAATCCTGCCCGGACGCGAAAGCTCCTCAGGGCATCCGCGGCCCCCAGCGGCTTGGTGCCGTCGGTTCCTTGGGGGGCGAGGAAGTCGGCCGGAATCTGACCTCGGATGGCATCGATGATTTTCTGTTCCAGCCCCGGTGCAAAGCGCGTGGGCCGGTCGTAGTAGATCATGGCGTCACCGCCCTCGTAGCCGCCTTCCTTCAAGATCCGTTCGCTGGGGATGTAGCACGGCGCTTCGTTGGCGTAGCCGTTCACCCAAAGGCGGGTTCGATCGAATTCGCGTTTCAACCGGAGGGAGTAGTCCACGACGACTTCCCCCGGCAGATTGATCATGGCCAGGGAGTTTCCCAGGGTCCACGTCTGAATGGTATAGGGCAGTTCAGCGGGCAGGACTTCGCCGCGATCCAATTTTGCGAGGTTGAATCGGGCATGGTAGCCGACGGCATCGGTCCGCTTAGCTTTCTCCTCCAGTTCGCCGCGGGTGGGTAGCTTATCGAACGGCAGGATCACACGGCTCATCGCTGCCCGGAGCGGGCCCGCCAAGGGTTTTAGGGGCGTCTTGAGGAGGCGCTGGATTTCGGCGGCAATCTGTTGGCCTTGGGCAGACGCGATGTCGACCTTGTCGCCGGTGACGCCCGAGCTTGGATTCGAATCAGCGCCGCATCCCACCGAAGTGAGAGCCAGCGTCCCGGGGAAAGCGCGCTCGATCTCCTCCTGAGCATAGCCCGCCCAGTCTCCGCTGATTTTGTTGTGGGAAAGCGTCACACAATGGCAGGCATAGCTGGTGTAGATCGCGAGAAGTTGGCCGTCGCGGGATCGCACGGCCAGGACCGGCAGATCGTGGTCGACCGGTCCTCCTTTGGTTCGACGGTTCGCGGCGAAAGTGACCTGGCCCAGCGCGTAGGATAGCGTGGCGGGCTGGAGATTCCTCCAGGCCTCGAGCGCCACACGTTCCATGGCGTCGATGAGTTCGCCGGTGTAACGGTCGACTCGCGCTAGATGATCCGGAGGAATCGGTACGCTGAAAATCGTGGGCGTAAACCGGCTCAGCAGCGGAGCCGTGTGGGTGTGAGTGGCGGTCAGTGCGATCCGCTCGGGCTTCAGCCCCAACGGACCTGCGAGACGGCGAGTGAGCTCCTGATGGATGTAATCCGGCACTCCCAGGTTGTCGATGGCGATGATCAGGGCTGGACCCGTGGCAGGATCCTGGAATGCGAGGGCCTTGGCCCAGATGCGTTGGGAAACCCCCTCTGACTCGGTTCGCCGTCCCCCGAACCCATTGAGACGGATGGGATAGCTGGGAGTGATGTCGATGCGCGCTGTGCCAACCTGGAGTTCAGCGGCAGGGATCGCCGGATGGATGGCCAAGAGCATGAGACCGAGCAAGACCATTCGAGGACCCAACGGGGAGCCGGGTAGACCGTGGTGGCTGGGGGCGTTCATCGAAACGCAGGTTTGCATCAAAAGGAACCTCGCGCAATGGAGAACCGTCCGCTCGAGGCATGGTCAACAGCGAAATTGACAAACCCGAGATTCGGCAAATGATGGACCGGCTTTTAACGTCCTTGTTTAACTTTATGACTCGTCGCGAATTCTTGGTTGGCTCGGGTGCGGTGGTTGGCTCGCTGGCCCTGCCGGCCAAATTGGCTGCCGCTAAACCCTCCGATCCCATGGCTCAATCCACGTCCGTACGTCCGCTTTTCGTTTCCACCTGGCCCTTCGGCAAGCCGGCGAACGAAGTCGCGCTCCAGACTTTCGAAAAAGGGGGAAAGCTGCTGGATGCGATCGAGCAGGGGATTGGCCTCGCTGAGGAGGATGTCTCCAATGCTTCCGTGGGGATCGGTGGGATTCCCAATGCGGCTGGGGTAGTTCAACTTGACGCCTGTATTATGGATGGGCCCGGGCACAAGGCGGGCAGCGTGGCAGCGATCGAGGGAATCCTGCATCCGATTTCGGTGGCGCGCCGGGTGATGGAAAAGACTCCGCACGTCATGCTCGTGGGAGCCGGTGCCCGCGAATTCGCGCTCCAGCAAGGGTTTCCCACCACGGAGCTGTTGACGGACGGGCAGCGGAAACAATGGGAGAAATGGAAGAAAGCTCGGGAAGCCGAGAAGGCCAAGAACCCGAAGAACCATGATACCATCGCACTGATTGCCTTGGGTGCGGATGGAAACCTCTGCGGCGGCTGCTCGACCAGCGGCTGGGGTTATAAGCTGCCTGGTCGGGTAGGCGATTCTCCGATTATCGGGGGTGGGCTCTACGTCGACAACGAGGTGGGTGCGGCTGGCGCCACGGGTCTCGGCGAGAACGTCATGCGCTACTGCGGTTCCTATCAGGTGGTCGAGTTCATGCGTCAGGGCCTGTCACCGGAGGAGGCCTGCATTGAAACCATCAAACGCATCGCGCGTCTCGATCCGAAGGGTTTCGACCTCAGCATCAACTTTATCGCGATCGACAAAAAGGGTCGATTCGGTGCCGCAGGCACCGGTCAGGGGTTCCAGTATTCGGTGACCTACCCGGGCTACAGCAAGGTGCTGCAGAGCCCAGGCCTGACGGCCAAGAACGTGGGTCCGATCGGCGGTAACATCAAACCCTGAGTCCGATTAAGCCTTTTTTCTTCCTTTCGTCCCTAGGCTGGCCTAATTCTTGGATCGTTGCACATGGCCACGATTCCACTCGAAGACACGTTCGTTGATGTCATCAGTAAGGCCCAAAACGGGTTCAAGCTGAGTGATGCCGATTTGGCGAGGCGTGCCGACGTGGCGCCCGAAGCCATCGCTCGCATCAAGAAGGGCGAAGTGCTGGAGGACGAGATCCGTAAACTCGCCCGCAGCCTCAACCTCGGTAAGTCCTCGCTGGCGGAGATGGCCAAGAATAGCTGGGCTCCTGATCCACTCGCGGTGCCCGGTCTGCTCCAGTTCAATACTCGGTTCGGTGACATGACCGTCAACGCCTACTTGGTTTGGGATGAGACGACTCGTCAGGCTGTGGCGTTCGATACGGGTGCCATCGCGCTGGGGATGATGAAGTCGATTCAAAGCCAAAGCCTGCAACTCAGGTATCTTCTGCTGACTCACACTCATGGCGACCATGTGGCGGACGTGGAGCGCTTCCAGTCGGATACCCAGGCGGAGATCTGGGTTTCGGAGAAGGAGCCTTTTCCCGGTGCCAAGACATTCGCCGAGGGAACGGTGTTTAGCGCCGGAGGACTTCAGATCGAGACGCGATCCACCACCGGTCATTCTCCGGGTGGGACCACTTACGTCATTCGCGGGCTGAGCCGGCCCATCGCGGTCGTGGGGGACGCGGTTTTTGCAAGCTCGATGGGAGGTGGCAAGGTTTCCTACCTCGATGCGTTGGGCAACAATCGCCGCAAGATCATGACTCTGCCCGATGACTGTGTGATCTGTCCAGGCCACGGGCCCTTGACCACGGTCGGGCTGGAGAAGAAGCACAACCCATTTTTTCCGGAGTTCCAAAAAGGTTAGTCGTCGTTACTTCATCATCGTTACTATCAATTAGAGAACAAGAGAACACATATGGCAGAACGTATTGCATTCGTTGGAGTGGGTCGCATGGGGTCCAATATGGCCCGCCGACTCAAGGAAACTGGATTTGAAATCACGGCGGTCTATGACACCCACCGGCCGATCGCTGAAGCGTTGGCTAAGGAGTTGGGTTGCTCCGCTCCGACGACCTTGGCGGGAGTGACCGCCCTGGCCGACGTCGTAGTCACCGTCGTGACGGATGACAAGGCCATGGTTCGGATTTTTGCGCCGAAGGGGGACAGCCTGCTGGTTGGCGCCAAGGGACGCGTGTTCATCAACTGCGCCACGGTGTCTCCCAAGACCCACGTCGACGTTGAAAAGCTGGCCAAGAAGGCCAAGGCCGCGTCGCTGGAAGCCTGCATGGCCTCCAGCATCACCCAGGCCCGTCAGGGGACCCTCTATCTGATGCTCGGTGGCGACGAAGCCGTTTACAACAAGGTTAAGCCCGTATTGGAGAAGCTCAGCAACTCCATGCGCTACGTTGGGAAATCGGGTCAAGCCGCGCGCGTCAAGGCGTTGGTGAACATGGTGATGAACATCAATACTGCAGGTTTGGCGGAAGGTCTCGGGTTGGGACAGGCGCTGAAGCTGGACCTGACCATGCTGCGTGAGATCTTCTCGCAGACCGGCGCCAACAGCCGGGTGCTGGTGACTGATGGCGAGGACATGCAGAATCGGGATCACAGCTGCTTCTTCTCCGCCTCGCATGCCGCCAAAGATAGCGGCATTGCCCTCAAACTCGGTCAGGAGGCGGGGTTGACCTTGCCGTTGGCCGCCGCCACCAAGAAGCAGTATGATCGCATGGTGAAGGAAGGCCTGGGCGAACTGGACAAATCGGGTATTGCCGAGCTGACGTTCAAAGGGCGTCACAAGTCCAAAAAGAAGAAGTAACCAGGATTCATCGAGGCGGCTCGGTGGAGAGTCGCGAAAGCGGTCGTTGGATAGTTTGAGTCACCGATTAGAACTCCTCCGCGGGCCTGTCCCGCGGAGGAGTTGTTACTTTTCTGAAAGTCATTCTCCTTATGAAACCACTCACTAAACCACAGCTGAAGGCCGCTCTAAAAACCGTTCCCCTCTGGCGCCGCCAAGGCACGACGATTCGGTCCAGTTTCGAGTTCAAGGGCTTTGTTCAAGCGATCAGGTTCGTGAATCAGCTCGCTCGTCTAGCGGAACGCGCCGGGCACCATCCCGATATAGACATCCGCTGGAATCAAGTGCATCTGGTCTTGACGACGCACGACGCCGGTGGCCTGACGGCCAAGGACTTCGCCCTGGCCGCCCAAATTTCAAAGAAGGCCTCCAGCAAGGCCTCTGCTAAGGCTGAAAAAGCCTGAAGTATCTCTCTCGTTCCGAGCTGGTGTTGGTGTAGAAGTTCAAAGTCGACACCTGGCCCGTGACGATATTCACCCAATTGGGTGCCTCAGCGGGACCAAACAGATTCGTGGTGGTTTGGAGCCCATACGCTCCGAACCAGCTGAGCAACTGGGAGGATCCCTCTATTCGCTGCAGCTGCAGCACCAGCCGTGGCACGATGGTGAGACTGACGGGGGTGCGGTTGGTGCTCAGGCATCCTGACTGGGCATTCCTCGCTTCGGCATAGTAGAGATAGGCTCCCGCCACCAGATTGGTGGGCTGGAAGCTATTGGTCCCGGTGGCCAGGGCGACACCGCCGGTCGCGGAGCTGAACCAGTCAACAACCACATTGCCGGTTGGGGCTTGCACCGCCAGCGGCGGTGAAAGGGTTCCCTCGACGGTGTTGGTGACATCTCCCAAGCTGATGGGAACTGCCGGAGCGGGGTTGACACGCACGAGCACGTTATTGCCCGCGATATCCTCCGGAAGGGCCGCACAGTTGGCATCCTGGAGCGCCCGTACGCTGTAGGTGGACAGTCGGGTGGGTTGAACGATTCGATTCGTTGGGCTCGCGAAGTAGGTCGCCACTTCGCCATCCGACCAGGTGACCGTCCAGGGTCCTTGACCGGATAATGTGACTTGAAGCAGTGCCGTATCGCCGGCGCAAATACTACCGCTGGGACTACTCACGGTTACGGTGGGTCGCTCCGGTGTGACGAGAATGGCTTCGCCAGTGAGATCCGCCGGGCGAGCCTGACAATCGCCAGAAGTCAGCGCGGTCAGGAAGAAGCGATTCGTTACCGCATTCCCACCCGCATTGTTGGTGAGCGAGATGAGTCGAGTCACCGGGCTTTGCAGGATGTTCGACTGAACAAATCCGTCCGACCACGTCAGCGTCCAGGGTCCCGTGCCGGTCAAGGTCGCCTGGATCGGGACGGTCTGCCCCAAGCACGGCGTGGCATCCCCGGATACGACCGCCGAAGGGGGGGCACTGAGGGTGATCGTAGCGTTACCTCTCAATTCGGAGGGATCGGCATCGCAGCGTCCATCGGTAAGACTGGTGAGAAATAGGTTGGTCGTCGTCGTCGGGTTGACCACACGAAGCGCGATCGGCCCGTTGGTAATTTGTTGGAAGCCATCTGACCAGACTAAGGTCCACGGTGCGGTTCCGGTCAGCTCCACCGAAAGAACAGCCGCCCCCTCGGTGCAAACCGTCCCGCCCCCGGTGAGGGTTGCTCCGGTTCTCGGATACACGTTCACCAAGCCTCGCCCCTTGAGCTGGGTGACCGAAGCCGTGCATATCGCGTCGACGAGATTCGTGATGGTGTAGCTGAGCGCGGTCGTTTCGGTGGCGCTTGGATTTACCGGGCTCACCAGGCGATTCGTGATCGCGTGGGCAACGTTTTGAACAAAGCCATCCGACCAGCTTATTTCCCAAGGCCCAGTGCCCGTGAGGGTCAGTTGGATCAGGGCAGGCTGGCCACTGCAAACCGTGTTGGTTCCTGTGACCGTCGAGGTCGGCCCGTTTTGCACCCGAACGATGGCTTCTCCTTGTAGATCGGAAGCCTGTGACCGGCATTCCAGGGTAGCAACGGCGCGCAGGGAGTATCGGTTGGTGACCACGGTGGCGGGTGTCTCGTTGGTGCCGCTCACGATTCGAACCACCGGGCTCTGGAGGACATTCGATTGGACCAAGCCATCCGACCAGGTGACCGTCCAGGGGCCAAGGCCGGTCAAGTCGGCTTGGATTTCGGTCGATCCACGATTGCAAATGGTTGCCACTCCGCTGACCGTGCCTCGCGGGCGAGGCAGGACGTCGACGGTTACCAGACCCGTCAGATCCTCCGCCCGAGCGGAACAGTTCCTATCCGAGAGCGCCTTCACCCGATATTCCGTGGTGCCTGCGGGTCTGACGGTTCGTCGGGCCGGACTGGCGGTGGCATTCTCGATCACCCCATCGGACCAGACGACCACCCAAGGTCCCACGCCGGTCAGGATTGCTTGGATGGATGCGGTGCTTCCTTCGCACAGTGTGATATCGCCGCTCACGACTGCGGTGGGCCGAGGTGCCACATTGAGAATCGCGCTCCCCTTGAGATCGGCTGCCGCCGCGGTGCACGACGCGTTGGACAAGCTCCTGATGGTAAAATTGGTGGTGATGGTTCGGCTGGCGTTCGTGTTGATCGCGGTGACTTCCAACACAGCGGGGCTGGTGGTGGCGGTGCTGGTCGAACCATCGGACCAGGTGACAATCCAGGGACCTCGCCCCGTGAATGCCACCCGCAGCTGCTGCGGCTCGCCGCTGCACACATTCGTGGTGATGTTGGAGAGCGTCGCGGTGAGCTTGGGTTCCACCCGAATCAGGACACTTTCACCGAGGTCCTCGACGTTGGCGGTCCCGCTGGCGTCCGAGAGGCCGGTGAGGAAGTAGGTGACGTTGTTGGTGGGAGAGACGATCCGAGTCACAGTTGCCTCGACTGAGGTCTGCTGCACACCATCCGACCAGGTGAGCGTCCAGGGAGCGGTTCCGGTCAGGGCCACGCCGATGGGTGTTGGTTGGCCGGGACAGACCGTCCCGTCACCACTCAGCGTTGCGGTGGGGGTTGCGTCCGCTGCGAGGGTGACGCTATTGGCTGAGATAGGAGGATCCGAGGGGGCGGTCGAACCGCGCCAAGGCATGAGGATAAGGCAGACACATAGGGTGAGTAGGGTTTGCTGCATAACTAGAGGTCACTCGTGTTTGGGGTTAGAACAACAAATGCTCCGCTGATTTGACTGAACCGCAGTGCACTAACCAAAGCTAGCCTCGCCGTCCATCCTAAAAGCGTTTCTAAGCGAGAATGGAGGACGGCTAGCTAGAGGCGACCACCTTCGGGGTCTGGCGAAATCGCAGGCCTCCAAACCAATTCTTGCTAAACCGTTCCCGACACCCTGCCGATTACACAACTTGTTGGGAAGGGTATGGGGTATGACACCAGCTTTTGGGGTGGTGAGTCGTGCTGCCAGTCGGGGGTGGCTGAGTCATCCTGGTAAATGGGGGGCGGCACCATTGTCTTTGTTTAAGCGGGGAGGTATCAATGCGACAAACTTGGGGGAGCAACATTCGGTCCAGGCGGCATCAAGGTAGCGTTCAACCTTTGAAGCGTTGCCCCGCATTGGCCTTACCAGCAGGCGGCGGTTCGAGATACCGGAGCAGTGGAGTTTCTAGACTCAACTAGGTCTGCGTTATGGATCTCACTTTTACGCACAGTTCGGATGGGGCGGTGAAGCTGACGGGCGACCTTGATCTCCACACGGGATTCCTGCTTCGCGAAACGCTTCTGGAGCTGGTCACCTCGAAGTCTGAGATTCGATTGGATCTAAGCGATGTGCGAACCTGTGATTGGGTCACCCTGCAGCTGCTTTGCTCGACCCGAAAGTCCGCTCTCGCCGCCAACAAGCCGTTCACCATCTCTGCGATCTCGCCGGCGGTCGTGGAGGCGAGCGCCGCGATCGGACTTCCTCTGGCGGCACTTTCCGATAACCAAACCACGTGATTCCTGATCTCTGACCTATGAGCAAAACCATCATGACAGCTGACGACTCTGCCAGCATGCGACAAATGATTTCCTTTACCCTTCGCAACGCAGGTTTCGAGGTGGTGGAGGCGATGGATGGGAAGGAGGCCTTGAGCAAACTGGACGGCGCCCCCCCGGTAGGCATGCTGATCACTGATCTGAACATGCCAGAAATGGATGGCATCGAGCTGATCAAGCGGGTTCGGGCACTGCCTCAATACAAGTACGTTCCGATCATCATGCTCACCACTGAGTCTCAAGATGACCGAAAGCAGGCGGGCAAGGCCGCAGGTGCCAGCGGTTGGATCGTGAAACCCTTTCGCAGCGAGCAACTCGTCGCGGTAGCGAAGAAGTTTCT
The DNA window shown above is from Verrucomicrobiales bacterium and carries:
- a CDS encoding neutral/alkaline non-lysosomal ceramidase N-terminal domain-containing protein — its product is MNAPSHHGLPGSPLGPRMVLLGLMLLAIHPAIPAAELQVGTARIDITPSYPIRLNGFGGRRTESEGVSQRIWAKALAFQDPATGPALIIAIDNLGVPDYIHQELTRRLAGPLGLKPERIALTATHTHTAPLLSRFTPTIFSVPIPPDHLARVDRYTGELIDAMERVALEAWRNLQPATLSYALGQVTFAANRRTKGGPVDHDLPVLAVRSRDGQLLAIYTSYACHCVTLSHNKISGDWAGYAQEEIERAFPGTLALTSVGCGADSNPSSGVTGDKVDIASAQGQQIAAEIQRLLKTPLKPLAGPLRAAMSRVILPFDKLPTRGELEEKAKRTDAVGYHARFNLAKLDRGEVLPAELPYTIQTWTLGNSLAMINLPGEVVVDYSLRLKREFDRTRLWVNGYANEAPCYIPSERILKEGGYEGGDAMIYYDRPTRFAPGLEQKIIDAIRGQIPADFLAPQGTDGTKPLGAADALRSFRVRAGLELELVASEPLVTSPVAIDWGADGRLWVCEMYDYPQGLDNRFQPGGRITFLQDTNLDGRYDRSQVFLPGIPFPTGVFAWGSGVLVCAAPDLLYAEDTDGDGKADRVQKLFSGFSTENYQARLNGLALGLDGWIYGANGLLGGLITNHLSGGTVDIRGRDFRFRLAADLSSARFETATGLSQQGRVRDDWDRWFGCDNSTLVHHYPIHDHYVRRNPRIAGPPPSLSPFDEPNPNRLHPISRALERFNDLDHLNRVTSACGIGIYRDDFLGAEFKGDLFTCEPVHNLVHRLKVVPQGAMVKVRKPEDETGIEFLASSDNWFRPVQVRTGPDGALWIVDMYRFLMEHPRWISPQRLASLDMRAGADRGRLYRLRPVGQPLRPVRNLIPLTTENLVASLDSANGTERDRVQLALAQRNGTDSVRALKLLARNASRPEVRAQALAASATPLVPLDALIQALKDPEPSVIAMALIQSELWISPGLDYDALSPGTPTLDQLWTSLASLSSHPDPRVTHQLALSLGSSTTPRAGELLAQIATSSEPSLWQQAAILTSAGPHAVVILRALLARVQPQEDPPVSFQPFLEKLLASCPHEAQLVPTLKALLPQTGSVKGWRLHALSRVLDAPNDPLFSVNALLNESPLDAAFKERLIEVLGEISAVANDSRAKVADQVAAVRLLGRNQKTFADDLLQLSRLATDADSSQLREAALKRLSRMSSPEIPGLLLQNWARLSPAIRQDLLRWMLGRESWSLAVLKAAREGTIQANELSSVDRERLSTSSNDEIKKLAELVLPLKAQASRDEVLHRYQSLPDPGNDAANRGRELFIKNCSTCHQAGGSGHRVGPDLDPLAGRELDFWVKNILDPNAVVEPRFVAYEVETRDGRSASGIVQSETGTSLLLVQPGGVTETFLRSELQSIRGLGLSLMPEGLEAVLPPVDFAALVGFLRRSSPPKVIAGQALRSLRGRKDGSLFLPASAAELRGGTITFERDFENIGMWHGTTDQATWRIESTGAGNYDVYLDYACAATSAGNTFQLHLGNQIIRGRVEATGPNWSDYVQVRVGSLSLTEGSHSLSISPDGSLKQALMDLRAIALVPAGGSPQWPRASSVAAPGNPPRDAASLARVILDPKSSEAEKEGATTTHPHLAAAILAELTRELPLETAEEYRRIPWIWRLTLLTARRNDAPQLLELLKLSLPSETTALRDWQAVALGGGIINGLSQLDLWPAERIRAILADDTSLQARWTRALELASAMAADSKVPTGTRYDALRMLGVEPWDKRGKQLAHYLAAGTNEELQMGAVSGLADMPGSQSAAALLGSLAHLKGTNRELALDAMLRGEERVRMLLAAVRAGNLKTSDLGEKRSERLREFPNSVLRQEAVQALSGGDRGQL
- a CDS encoding N(4)-(beta-N-acetylglucosaminyl)-L-asparaginase is translated as MTRREFLVGSGAVVGSLALPAKLAAAKPSDPMAQSTSVRPLFVSTWPFGKPANEVALQTFEKGGKLLDAIEQGIGLAEEDVSNASVGIGGIPNAAGVVQLDACIMDGPGHKAGSVAAIEGILHPISVARRVMEKTPHVMLVGAGAREFALQQGFPTTELLTDGQRKQWEKWKKAREAEKAKNPKNHDTIALIALGADGNLCGGCSTSGWGYKLPGRVGDSPIIGGGLYVDNEVGAAGATGLGENVMRYCGSYQVVEFMRQGLSPEEACIETIKRIARLDPKGFDLSINFIAIDKKGRFGAAGTGQGFQYSVTYPGYSKVLQSPGLTAKNVGPIGGNIKP
- a CDS encoding MBL fold metallo-hydrolase, yielding MATIPLEDTFVDVISKAQNGFKLSDADLARRADVAPEAIARIKKGEVLEDEIRKLARSLNLGKSSLAEMAKNSWAPDPLAVPGLLQFNTRFGDMTVNAYLVWDETTRQAVAFDTGAIALGMMKSIQSQSLQLRYLLLTHTHGDHVADVERFQSDTQAEIWVSEKEPFPGAKTFAEGTVFSAGGLQIETRSTTGHSPGGTTYVIRGLSRPIAVVGDAVFASSMGGGKVSYLDALGNNRRKIMTLPDDCVICPGHGPLTTVGLEKKHNPFFPEFQKG
- a CDS encoding NAD(P)-dependent oxidoreductase, translating into MAERIAFVGVGRMGSNMARRLKETGFEITAVYDTHRPIAEALAKELGCSAPTTLAGVTALADVVVTVVTDDKAMVRIFAPKGDSLLVGAKGRVFINCATVSPKTHVDVEKLAKKAKAASLEACMASSITQARQGTLYLMLGGDEAVYNKVKPVLEKLSNSMRYVGKSGQAARVKALVNMVMNINTAGLAEGLGLGQALKLDLTMLREIFSQTGANSRVLVTDGEDMQNRDHSCFFSASHAAKDSGIALKLGQEAGLTLPLAAATKKQYDRMVKEGLGELDKSGIAELTFKGRHKSKKKK
- a CDS encoding 4a-hydroxytetrahydrobiopterin dehydratase — protein: MKPLTKPQLKAALKTVPLWRRQGTTIRSSFEFKGFVQAIRFVNQLARLAERAGHHPDIDIRWNQVHLVLTTHDAGGLTAKDFALAAQISKKASSKASAKAEKA